A single window of Nicotiana sylvestris chromosome 3, ASM39365v2, whole genome shotgun sequence DNA harbors:
- the LOC104239922 gene encoding proline transporter 1-like isoform X2, with protein MGINSAYALGYSGTIMVPLGWIGGIVGLILSTMVSLYASILTAKLHEVGGKRHIRYRDLAGYLYGRTAYLVVWALQYASLFLINIGYIIMAGSALKAFYLLFSDDHQLKLPHFIAIAGFTCVLFAIATPHLSALRVWLGVSSLCLLLYLCIAFVLSLEDGMKAPARDYSIPGSEVSKIFATIGAVGNVVFAFNTGMIPEIQATVRPPVIENMLKALFFQFTVGVVPLHAVTYIGYWAYGSSTSSYLLNNVHGPVWLKGVAHMSAFIQSIITLHIFASPTYEFLDTTYGIKGSALAPRNIAFRVVVRGGYLVLTTFLSALLPFLGDFMSLTGAISTFPLTFVLPNHMYLVARKNKLSSLQKSWHWLNCVFFSCISAAAFVAALKLIVVKTETYHFFADI; from the exons ATGGGTATCAACAGTGCATACGCGCTGGGATATTCTGGCACAATCATGGTTCCTCTAGGTTGGATAGGTGGTATAGTTGGTCTAATTTTATCGACAATGGTATCACTGTACGCAAGTATTCTTACTGCCAAACTCCATGAAGTTGGGGGAAAGAGGCATATCAGATATAGAGACCTTGCAGGATATTTATATG GAAGGACAGCATACTTGGTTGTCTGGGCATTGCAATATGCGAGCCTCTTCTTGATAAATATTGGATATATTATCATGGCTGGTTCAGCATTGAAG GCCTTCTATCTTCTCTTTAGCGATGACCATCAGCTGAAGCTGCCACATTTCATAGCGATCGCTGGATTCACATGCGTGCTTTTTGCCATCGCAAcgccccatttatcagcactaagGGTTTGGCTGGGGGTTTCATCATTATGCTTGCTACTGTATCTCTGTATAGCATTTGTGTTGTCTCTTGAAGATG GTATGAAGGCTCCTGCTAGGGACTACAGCATTCCAGGATCAGAAGTAAGCAAGATCTTTGCAACTATTGGTGCGGTTGGGAACGTCGTTTTTGCATTTAACACGGGAATGATACCAGAGATACAG GCTACAGTCAGACCACCTGTAATTGAGAACATGTTGAAAGCTCTGTTCTTTCAGTTCACAGTGGGAGTTGTGCCATTGCATGCTGTTACTTATATAGGTTATTGGGCTTATGGATCTAGCACTTCGTCCTATTTACTGAACAATGTTCATGGTCCAGTTTGGTTGAAGGGCGTTGCTCACATGTCTGCTTTCATACAATCGATCATCACTTTGCAT ATATTTGCAAGTCCGACATATGAGTTTCTGGATACGACATATGGAATCAAAGGAAGTGCTTTGGCTCCTCGTAACATTGCATTCAGAGTGGTTGTTAGAGGAGGTTACCTTGTCTTGACCACTTTCCTGTCGGCTTTGCTGCCTTTCCTGGGAGACTTCATGAGCCTCACTGGCGCAATCAGCACATTTCCACTCACATTCGTACTCCCAAACCACATGTACCTTGTTGCAAGGAAAAACAAGTTGTCTAGCTTACAGAAGAGTTGGCATTGGTTAAACTGTGTCTTCTTTAGTTGTATATCAGCTGCTGCATTTGTAGCTGCCTTAAAGCTTATTGTTGTAAAGACTGAAACATACCATTTTTTCGCTGATATATAG
- the LOC104239922 gene encoding proline transporter 1-like isoform X1: MGNDDPSRKENVDDQYPVHTAHQVSNDSWFQVGILISMGINSAYALGYSGTIMVPLGWIGGIVGLILSTMVSLYASILTAKLHEVGGKRHIRYRDLAGYLYGRTAYLVVWALQYASLFLINIGYIIMAGSALKAFYLLFSDDHQLKLPHFIAIAGFTCVLFAIATPHLSALRVWLGVSSLCLLLYLCIAFVLSLEDGMKAPARDYSIPGSEVSKIFATIGAVGNVVFAFNTGMIPEIQATVRPPVIENMLKALFFQFTVGVVPLHAVTYIGYWAYGSSTSSYLLNNVHGPVWLKGVAHMSAFIQSIITLHIFASPTYEFLDTTYGIKGSALAPRNIAFRVVVRGGYLVLTTFLSALLPFLGDFMSLTGAISTFPLTFVLPNHMYLVARKNKLSSLQKSWHWLNCVFFSCISAAAFVAALKLIVVKTETYHFFADI, translated from the exons ATGGGAAACGATGACCCTTCTCGGAAAGAAAATGTGGACGATCAATACCCTGTTCATACCGCCCACCAAGTCAGCAACG attcATGGTTTCAGGTGGGAATTCTTATCAGCATGGGTATCAACAGTGCATACGCGCTGGGATATTCTGGCACAATCATGGTTCCTCTAGGTTGGATAGGTGGTATAGTTGGTCTAATTTTATCGACAATGGTATCACTGTACGCAAGTATTCTTACTGCCAAACTCCATGAAGTTGGGGGAAAGAGGCATATCAGATATAGAGACCTTGCAGGATATTTATATG GAAGGACAGCATACTTGGTTGTCTGGGCATTGCAATATGCGAGCCTCTTCTTGATAAATATTGGATATATTATCATGGCTGGTTCAGCATTGAAG GCCTTCTATCTTCTCTTTAGCGATGACCATCAGCTGAAGCTGCCACATTTCATAGCGATCGCTGGATTCACATGCGTGCTTTTTGCCATCGCAAcgccccatttatcagcactaagGGTTTGGCTGGGGGTTTCATCATTATGCTTGCTACTGTATCTCTGTATAGCATTTGTGTTGTCTCTTGAAGATG GTATGAAGGCTCCTGCTAGGGACTACAGCATTCCAGGATCAGAAGTAAGCAAGATCTTTGCAACTATTGGTGCGGTTGGGAACGTCGTTTTTGCATTTAACACGGGAATGATACCAGAGATACAG GCTACAGTCAGACCACCTGTAATTGAGAACATGTTGAAAGCTCTGTTCTTTCAGTTCACAGTGGGAGTTGTGCCATTGCATGCTGTTACTTATATAGGTTATTGGGCTTATGGATCTAGCACTTCGTCCTATTTACTGAACAATGTTCATGGTCCAGTTTGGTTGAAGGGCGTTGCTCACATGTCTGCTTTCATACAATCGATCATCACTTTGCAT ATATTTGCAAGTCCGACATATGAGTTTCTGGATACGACATATGGAATCAAAGGAAGTGCTTTGGCTCCTCGTAACATTGCATTCAGAGTGGTTGTTAGAGGAGGTTACCTTGTCTTGACCACTTTCCTGTCGGCTTTGCTGCCTTTCCTGGGAGACTTCATGAGCCTCACTGGCGCAATCAGCACATTTCCACTCACATTCGTACTCCCAAACCACATGTACCTTGTTGCAAGGAAAAACAAGTTGTCTAGCTTACAGAAGAGTTGGCATTGGTTAAACTGTGTCTTCTTTAGTTGTATATCAGCTGCTGCATTTGTAGCTGCCTTAAAGCTTATTGTTGTAAAGACTGAAACATACCATTTTTTCGCTGATATATAG